From the Nodularia sphaerocarpa UHCC 0038 genome, the window ATAATTTCCAGTCAAATTTTTGACTATCACTATTTTGGCTCCATTGGTAGCGAGAGTCATATTTTTATTTGAGCAAAGCCAAGTCTTCTGGTGTATTACAATTAAATAACATCTCTGATACTGGTAAATACAAAACTTGTATAGGATGCTGATTCAGCCACTGCTGGAATGACTGCCCCCCTTGATTGATAAACTCTAAAAGTTGTGGTAGACAGCGACGGCGATAGAAACCACATAGAGGTTCCCAGCCTTTCTTATGATGAACCAAAGTGGCGATCGCCTCATCCTCCACATGATCAAGTTCACGCGCCCATCCTTGCAACACCTCAACCCGCAACCGAGGCAAATCACAAGCCAGTAACAACACCCAATCTGTTTTTACCTGCGCCAACCCTTGGGCAAATCCTACTAGTGGACCGTGGTCAGATGAGGGAGACAAAGCTACTTCTTGAATAAATTGGCAACTAGGTAATACTAAGTGTTTATAGCGTTCTGGCCAGGGAGTGACTACATAAACATTATCTGTACAACCTGCGGCCACACCACAAACTAACTGTAACAAAGGCATCCCGCCAATAGAAATCAAGGCTTTATCCTCACCCATGCGAGAACTCTTTCCACCAGCTAAAACAATAGCGCTGAGTAACTGATTATCATTTATACTCATTTTTTACATAATCACCGTTTAATTACTGCTTAAACCCCCACGCTCTGGCTCCCCTCCTCGCTTGCGGGGAGGGGTTGGGGGTGGGGTGCTAGACTGTGGCAAACATAACTGACTTAATCTCAAGCCCTAGTCTGACTTTGCTGCACTTGCTGTAACAACTGTTCTTCACCTTCAGCCGGTGCAAGACACTGGAAACCTTGGCAAACTAAACCAACGCTACCCGATGGTAAATCAGACACCACAGCAAACTCCGTCACAGGTAGATACTTAGTCATCAGAGGAATTATCTGCTCAAGCGTGCTGCGAATCAAAGTAGAATTACGATACCAATCTAAGGCTGTAAACAAACTCGGACAAGCCTGGGGAGCGCTACGCATCACGCTACTAAAAGCTTTCAGTCCTTGCTCGGCTAAATCCAGATAATCTAAATTATCGGTGAGTAGGGAAAGACGGACTAAATTAGCGATCGCCACTCCATTCGCAGATGGTGTAGCATTATCTGCATAACTGCGTTCGCGTACAATTAGATCCTGACTAGCATCAGTAGCGGTATTGAAATAGCCACCTAATTCTACACTCCAGAGAAACTCATTGAATTGATCTTGTAGTGCGATCGCCCTTTCTAACCAATATTTTTGTTTTGGTAAACTAGCGTATAAATCCAGTAACGCCTTAATAAACAAAGCATAATCTTCCGACTGTGCCAACACAACCGCTTCACCCTGATAATTAAGTCTGTGGAAACGCCCATCTACAAACTGTTGTTGCAGAATAAAATTTGCCGCTTGTACAGCCATTTCCAGATATAACGGTTGTTGAAAAACCACACCAGCCCTAGCCAACCCAGAAATCATCAAACTATTCCAAGCCACAATCATCTTAGTATCAGTAACCGCCGGAATCCGCCCAGGCCAACCGCCAGTTTTAGCCTCCTGATTATTAGCAGCAGGCGGAAAAATTTTCAATAATTCTGGCTTCTTACCATAACGCGCCGCAAACAACTTACTTAAAGCAACTTCTATCGTTGCGCTCAGTTCCCCCTGATGACGACGTTGTAAAACATTTTGTCCTTCAAAATTCCCATTAGGTGTCACCGTAAACTGTTGTTGTAATTCCGTTAGTTCCTCTGGCGTTAACAGTTCTTCAAGTTCGCTATAACTCCAGACATAAAAAGCGCCTTCCTCCGGTTCTACATCCGTCGCGCGAGTAAAACTATCAGCATCTTGAGCCGCATAAAAATAACCTTCTGGAGCCGTCATTTCCCGCCGTAACCATTCCACAGTCCCAGCCACAGACCTCATAAAAGCCGGTTCTTTAACTCCATCACCCCATAAATTTGCGAGATACTCCACAATTTGACCATTGTCATAGAGCATCTTTTCAAAGTGAGGCACTGTCCAAGAGGGATCAACAGTATAGCGATGAAAACCACCACCGACATGATCATAAATACCCCCCAAAGCTAAATCTAGTCCGCGTTGACTACAAATTTGTTTGCCATCATACTGAGATGGAAATAAAAACCGAGTTCCCCGTAAAGCTAATTCTGCATAGGGGATCATCGGAAAGCTATTACCGGACTGATTCCGAGTAATTACGCCTGTGCTAGTTTCCCAACCTTGGCGAAGCAATTCATTTTCTGCAACTTGATTTGTCGCCCCATCTTGCAATACCGCAGAGGTGAGGAGCGACTCAATAATCACTGCTTTACGTTGGCTTAAATCTTCTTTTTCTGTATCGTAGTAGCGGCGCAGAGCTTGTAGAACTTGCAAAAATCCCGGACGACCGTAGCGCGGTTCCACAGGAAAATAAGTTCCAGCGTAAAAAGGCACCAAATCCTCTGGGGATAAAAACACATTTAAAGGCCAACCACCTTGACCACTCATCATCTGCAAAGCTTGCATATAGATACTATCGAGGTCTGGTCTTTCTTCCCTATCTACTTTAATAGGTAAAAAATTGGCATTCATGTACTCAGCAATAGCCCCATCAGAAAAAGCCTCACCTTCCATGACAGTACACCAGTGGCAACTGGAATAACCAATAGAAAGGAAAATCGGTTTATTTTGATCCCTTGCAGTTGCAAGAGCTTCATCACACCAAGACCACCAATCAATCGGGTTTTCGGCGTGTTTGCGGAGATAGAGACTCTTAGCTTCAGCAAGGCGATTAGTCATAATTCAGATGCAAATAGTTGCCTTATTTGCTCAGTTTAGCCTGTTCTTAGGACTCTTAACCTAGAACCATGTCTACACGAACAAAAAACTCAACCAGCGACTTATCCCTTGGGTATGATCTGCTCCACGGACTTAGCAACCAGCTATTTACTTGAAAGATCGTAAAAACAAGCTGACAATTGTGACTCGCGTTTCTGGTGTTTGTGAAATTGCCCTAGTCTGAATACGATAATTGGGGCTAAGACCTGCTATCAGATGGAGTAAAAAGGTAATTATGGCGGCTTGCACAAGTTTTTCAGGCATGGCAGGTATCCCTTTGTTAATAGCACTTCAAATTGGAGCGATTTGTGTAAATACACGCCTGACTATTGGTTTACCGGAATTGATCAGGATTAACCGGATAATTGATCAACAACAAGCTAAAAAAATGTTTAAAAATTTACCAATAGTTGACATGAATTTACTATAAATACACCTGTTCCAGTGGTGTATATTGACATCCTCACATCTAGGTTTTAGACAGGATGCAGAAATTTTTCGGCAAGAAAAGGTCTTGTCGTAGACATCACCTGTTGATTTTTTAATTTTTTCCTCCCACACCAGATAGAGATAGGGGAACAAATCAAACTATGTTAAGCAATGTAACATTATTGCAATTCAGTTCTTAGTCAGGGCTTGAGCATCTATTTGAAGACTTTAGTCCTCTCTAGGAGACGCTACGCGGTAAGCGCAACCATGCCCGTCAGGGCTTTACACTACAAACCTTTAATTATTTACGCCGTCCTACTTATCTAGAGACGTTGCTTTTCTATAAAAAGTGCCTACGAGGTTTTTTCCATCTGTCCAATAGAAGAATAATTAGCAAAAATTTCGACAAAAACAGCAATCAGCCCTTGACTGAAGAACCAGGGGAGCCGGCTTTGCCGAAGGTCCGAATGGGGATCATGGGACTGGGACAAGTAGGCGTAAATTGCACAACATAGTTAAATCGATGAAAAGCCTATATAATAAGCTTTTTTATGGTTGATTTTTGACTGTTGACTTCACGGCGGTATTAGCCTTTAGGCACGAGGACTTTGAAGCCGATAAGATAGATATAAAATTAAGATCCTTACAAGCACGCTGCATGATTCCTATCGTTGTTGAACAATCGGGTCGAGGCGAACGCGCCTTTGATATCTACTCACGACTATTGCGTGAGCGCATCATATTTTTGGGACAACAGGTTGATAATGAAATTGCCAATTTGATTGTTGCCCAACTGCTATTCTTGGATTCTGAAGACTCGGAGAAAGATATTTATTTGTATATTAATTCTCCGGGCGGTTCGGTAATGGCTGGCATGGGAATTTTTGATACCATGAAGCACATCCGTCCTGATGTCTGTACTATTTGTACTGGACTAGGAGCAAGCATGGGTGCTTTCCTCCTTAGTGCAGGTGCTAAGGGTAAGCGAATGAGTCTACCCCATTCTCGGATCATGATTCACCAACCCTTGGGTGGCGCTCAGGGACAAGCCACTGATATTGAAATTCAAGCGCGCGAAATTTTATACCACAAGCAACGGCTAAATGAATATCTAGCTGAACATACTGGTCAACCAATTGAGCGTATTGCTGAAGATACCGAACGCGACTTCTTTATGTCTCCAGAGCAAGCTAAGGAATATGGCTTGATTGACCAAGTTATTGACCGTCACGCTGCTGGTAGCCGTCCGGTTGTCTCAATGAGTAGGGAGTAGGGAGTCGGGAGTAGGGAGTGGGGAGTAAGGAGTAGGGAGTGGGGAGTAAGGAGTAGGGAGTGGGGAGTAAGGAGTAGGGAGTAAGGAGTGGGGAGTAGGGAGTAAGGAGTGGGGAGTCGGGGTAGAAAATTCTCCATCCCACCCAGTCCCCAATTCCCAGTCCCTGCTCAAAATCCCGCTACTGGGTCTGGTTGAGACTCCAAATGTTGGAGAAAACTGTGCAATTCTTCTTCGGTTAGCAAAGTTCGTCCCCGCTTACCGTAGGTTTGAATTAAATGCTCTCTTCCCTGTTCTGGTGTCCAGCCTAAGCGCTGAAGTTCGACATCTGTTTTGGCAATCACATCAGACAAATCCACTGGTTCACTCCTCTTATTTCTCTTACCTAGCCCTGTTTGATGGCTCACATTGTCTGGCGGATTATAACTACGGGGAGTAAATGGTGTGACATTACTCGCAAAATTTCCCGAAGATGTCTGACTTTCCGGCTGGTTATCAGGCATCGTTTCTCGGTTTTCCACTGGGGTATCGAATTCTAAGTGTCGGTTGTGAGTTGCGGGAATATTTTCATTGAAATCTTGGCTGTAGGTATCGCCGTTATCAGAACCTTTGGTGTCAATTGTTATTGACTTTGTTTTCAGATTCTGTTCGCTTAGAGGCGGTAGAGATATTTCTCTTTCGTTGGGTGCTGACCACTGGCTACTACCAAAGTCTTGATCTATAACGGGGGAATAGCTAGCCTGATTAGGCTCATTTATTTTCACCTTGGCGTTGCTCAAGGCTGGATTTAACTGCACTGGGGCTGTTGCTTGGGGAGCAAATTCTACCGATGCAGATGGAGAATTGCTGATGCCCAAAACCATTAATGCTCTAGTTCTGGCTTGGTCTTCTGCTGCTTCTACGGTTTCTGCCCCTGCCATACCAGTAGCACGGGTAACATTTTCAATTTGCAGTGAGCATCGGACAATATATTTTCCTTGGAAAATTTGCACTAATTCAGTAATAATACTGCCCTGGGGATACAAGCTCTGAAATTGAGCTAACATCAACATAATACTGCCACCAATCTAAATCTGCTTTATCACGAAAAGTGGACTACTTTTTCCTGTGTCTCCAAAAAAGAAAAAATCAATCCGCTAGGAGGAGTCCTTAGTTCTTAGTTAACCACACCCACGATAGCTGACGTGGCGTAGCCAGAGCTATGGTTAGAACAAAGTCCTAGTCTGTGAGTGTTTACGCCCACGAGGGGGGTATGCACTCTCAACAACTAATGACTAGTGACTACTTCATCAAAGTTTCTTCCTTAATCAGCACTCAGTTGTGTCTCGATTGTAGCAGTAGTTGTTGGTTGAGTAACTCTAGGTGGTCATTGTTTAAATGCTATACTATTTACCCAATTCTATATCCGGAATTATTTTCACAGAAGTAGGTACTAAATCTACAATAATGGAGATCAGGTTCGCCCTCACTGCTTGTTAAGCTGCTTACCTAATTGTTACCGATTCTATATGTAGGAAAATTGGGTTTACGGGCAGTTTATTCTACTTACACATCACAGTCTCATGGTGTTAAAGTACCTGAAATCTAGACAATCAAACACTTGTGGTTTCCCCTGGTAGCGCTTGCGGTTTGCGTGGAGAGTTATCCCAACCCAGCCTCTTTGAAAACTCGTTGGGTAATTACCTAGAGCTGCTTAATTCCAATCAGGTGTACTGTATTAAGTTGGGTTAGTTGAAGGGGCTTATACTCAGAGAAACTCACCAGATGATTTTGCAGTGAGAGGTTCGTAAAGACAAAGCGGCTGACCGTCAGGGTGAGTCGGCTTCCTTACTCTCAAACAGAAACCCTGCCTCAAGGCAATTCGTTTCCAGCTAGTGTAGTTAGGCAGAAGTGACCGACTATCTAACAACAAGTCGTTCGCGCCGCTTCTCCCCTTGGGAAAAAGCTCCAAATAAAACTGACTTTTCATGGAAACTGAAAAACCCGTCTCCAAACTTCTCTGCTTACAGGAGAGATATTTGAAAATTTTTCCCTTCTCTAGTCGGAAAGGGGGGTAGAGGGTGAGGTTATACGATAATCTTTCCTCATGACCTGAAAAGTCAGCAGATAAAAAGGTCTTTTGACTTTTGCGTAGCAGCACTAGTGTCTGTAAGCCTTGTCGCGCAGCGTCTCCCCCTCTCCCTATGGGAGAGGCTAGCGCTAAGGGAGAGGGTATACACCGAAAGGGCCAGATTAAATCAAAAATGATGTTTTGACCAAAGGTCGGTTCACTGCATGGAATTTTCTATCGCTACACTCCTTGCCAATTTCACTGATGATAAATTGGTTGCTCGTAAAGTTTTGGAAAAGAAACTAGGTTGCGAGGATGAAATTAGTTTACAAAAACTTCACATTGCCTTGGAAGTTCTGGAAAAAATTGGAATTCTGGTGAAAGAACGCGGCAAATATCGCCGGGTGGCAGAAGAAGGCGTAATTGAAGCCAAACTCCGTTGTTCTAGTAAAGGCTTTTGCTTTGCTATTCAAGATGTGGAAGGAGCCGAGGATATTTATATTCGTGAAAGCCATCTGAGTAATGCTTGGAATGGCGATCGCGTTTTGGTAAGAGTCCTCAAAGAAGGTAGTCGTCGCCGTTCTCCAGAAGGCGAGGTTAAGCTGATCCTGGAACGTTCCAACCACACATTACTGGCAAGAATTAAGCCAGTAGACAACGGTTTTCGGGCTGTACCTTTAGATGATCGACTGCTGTTTGAACTCAAAATCCAAACAAACGGCATGAAATTAGAAGAAGCCATTGACCACCTCGCCCACGTTGAAGTGCTGCGTTATCCTCTAGCACAATATCCCCCACTGGGTCGAGTGGTACAAATCTTGGGTAGTGATGCTGAGGCTGCTGCTGATATAGATTTGGTAACTTGTAAACACGATTTATCCCGTAATTTCCCTGAGTCAGTTCTAGAGGCAGCCGCTAAGTTGCCCAAAAGGCTCCTGAAAGCAGACCTGAAAGACAAACTGGATTTACGCAATTTATTTACCCTGACGATTGCAGGTGTAAATGTTGACAGTAAATTCATTGAGAATGCTTTCAGTTTAGAAAAAACAGCAGAAGGACATTGGCTTTTAGGCTTTCATATTGCTGATGTTTCCCATTATGTTCACCCTGACGAACCTTTAGATAGAGAATCTGTGAAGCGGGGTAAGTCAGTGTATTTGGGCGATTTGCTGTTGCCAATGTTACCCGAAGCTGTAGCAGAACGCTGTTCATTTGTAGAAGGAAGCGATCGCCTAGCCCTGTCTTTCTTAATTGCCATTGATCCACAGTCTGGAGAAGCCTTGGAGTGGGAAATTCAGCCGAGCATCATCAATGTCGATGCAGCATTGAGCCGGCAAGAAGCAGAAGCCATTCTCACAGGTGACTGTGAAGATGAAGTTCCCAAGGTAATTGAGATTTTGCAAGACCTAGAAACATTGAAAAAGGCAGTGAAACAAACGCGCCTAGCTCGTGGGAGCTTGCAGTTGAATCTACCACCTAACCAAAACCCCTACTATGATGAGGGGATTTTAGGAGCAGTATTGGTCAATGATTTACCAGTGCGATCGCTCTTGACAGAGTTTGTGCTACTAGTTAACGAACTCATGGCCAAACATCTGAGTGCTTTAGGTATTCCCGCCATTTGGCGAGTCCAAGGTACACCGGATACCGAAGATGTTCAGGAAATGCTGAAATTAGCGATCAATTTGGGCGTAGAACTGACACTAGAAGCAGAAGTAGAGATTCAACCTTTAGATTATCAGCACTTAACAGGGGCTTTTGCTGAATCCCCATCAGAGCAAGTTCTGACCTATCTATTGCAAGATACACTCAAGCCAGCTGCCTATAACACCACTAAAGGAACGCACTTTGGTTTATCACTACAGGAGTATACTCACTGTACTTCTCCTCTGCGACGATACCCAGATTTGCTGATGCAAAGAGTGTATTATAAGTTACTAGAGTATGGGCGCGATCGCCGCAACACCCGTGTAAAAGAGCGAGTTAACCTGCGCCATTCTTCTTCTCACAACGAAATTAACTGGAACGTTCTCCCACCAGAATTGCAACAAGAACTCCAAAGTGATTTGCATCGGGTAATTATCCAGATTAACGACAGAGAAAAAGAAGTCCAAGAAGCGGAAGCCGATTTAGCCGGACTGCAAAAAGCCCAACTGATGAAACAGCGCATCGGTCAGGTATTCCAGGGCGTAATTACTGGTGTACAGTCTTATGGCTTCTTTGTGGAAATTGAAGTTCCAGCCGCCGAATCGATTCCTGGAGAAGATATCAGCGTTTCTTTACGGGTTGAAGGACTGGTACACGTCAGTTCCCTCAAAGATGATTGGTATGAATACCGCGCCAGACAACAGGCACTATTTGGGCGCAAAAATCGAGCTTCTTACAGACTAGGCGATCGCGTAGCTGTGCAAGTTAAAAGTGTCGATTACTATCGTCAGCAAATTGATTTAGTAACTGTCAGCAGTGATCTTGTCGCTAAAGGTTTGGGTGTCAATGCTACTCATAGTGACGCATCAGATATCTACTTACCCAGCAACTTAGATTATGCAGGGGATGAGTGAATACGAACACACTCAGTGCAAGCGGTGAGTGATTGCTCACCAAGAAACACTTCTTGGTTTTTCTGGTTACTCCCGTTCGGCTGACGCTCACAGCCGAAGCCTGACGGGATTTTGATACTTGGCTAGATCCAGTTACCCTACCCCCCGGTAAATCCTCTGCACAGGCAGTTTCCTGGCAGCCATGCCCCAATTTTTCAAATTTTGAGCCGCAGATCAAAAGATAAACTTTACTAGCAGCCACGTGTCAAACAACTCTAAACCCCTTATATTAGGCATATCTGGTGCATCTGGTCTCATCTACGCCGTTCACGCCCTCAAATATCTGCTCGCAGCAGACTATGAGATTGAACTAGTAGCCTCTAAATCAACTTACATGGTCTGGGCCAGCGAACAGGAAACTCGAATGCCAGCAGAACCAACCGCACAAGAGCAATTCTGGCGAGAACAAGCAAGAGTAGCTGTTGGGGGTAAACTACGCTGCCATCCTTGGGGTGATGTGGGAGCCGGAATCGCTAGCGGTTCTTTTCGCACCTTAGGGATGATTATTATGCCATGTAGCATGAGTACAGTGGCGAAGATTGCAGGTGGCTTAAGTTCCGACTTACTAGAACGGGCTGCTGATGTCCAGATAAAAGAAGGGCGAAAGCTCGTCATCGTTCCCCGTGAAACGCCATTTAGCCTGATTCACCTGCGAAACTTAACAACTTTAGCAGAAGCTGGAGTCAGAGTTGTTCCAGCCATTCCAGCTTGGTATCACAATCCTCAAAGCATTGAGGACTTAGTTGATTTTGTAGTTGCCCGTGCCTTAGATCAACTAGATATTGATTGCATTCCTATTCAGAGGTGGCAAGGAAGTAAGTAACTTTTGCCTTTTGCCTTTGACTTTGATTGAGTAACTTTGACTTTTGCCTTTTCTATGGCTGTAATTCGCTTAATTCTATTAGTGGCAGTACTAGGGATACTCACACTGTTGTTAGTTCAAAATTGGTCGCCTGTCCTATCCCTCGTATTTTTGGGTGTGCGAACTCTACCATTACCACTGGCAATGTGGATTCTTTTTAGTACTGCTGCTGGTGCTTTGACATCTTTACTCGTTACTACCTTGCTGAAGGTATCAAATTATTTTGGGGAACCACAACGCCAAAGACCATATAAATCAGCAGGAACTTCACACCGCGCGAAAGCGACTTCTAGAGAAGAAGCTCAACCACCAGCTTATAGACCTTCTACCGCAGCTAGTAAAACCGATTTTGCTACCAGTAATGAATTTGACGATTGGGAGACAAATGATCGTAGAAATGATGATTGGGACTTTGATCAACAACAACCAGAAGCACCTACCTCCAGTCCTCAAACTCCACCAGTTCGAGACTCTCAAACCTACGAACGCCAACAAGAACCTCAACGTCGTTCCCAATCTGGTTCGGTTTACTCCTACAACTATCGTGATCCAAAAAATACTGCTGTAGGAAAAACCGAATCCGTTTATGATGCTGATTACCGGGTGATCATCCCCCCTTATGAACCACCGACTACTAACCCAGTGGATGAACCAGGCGATGATGATGACGACGATTGGAAGTTTTTTGAAGACGACGATTTTGAGAATGATGATGAGCGATCGCGTAAGTAAGCTTTGAATTACTGGGATAATACACGCTGACGAGACTCCTGCTTAACTTTACCGTTCATAGCTGCTTCTTGCAAAGCCATGAAAGCATTGAAATCTTCCAAGTCATACTGGGTAGTCAGCAGATGCCGTAGTTGGTTTTCTGCTTCAACAGTCAGATAGCTGGTTGCGATCGCTTGTTGTACTACGTCACGGATTCGAGTCATTGTTGATGCCTCACACATACCACATTGATTTATTTGGTCTGACTCTGGTGGGATATGCACTGACTGCTGTTACTAAACCTTCAAGTTGATCAACTTCATTTATCACCTGTTAAAAAACAAGTCATCTTTTACACTTTAATTTGCTAGAATTATTGATGAAAGCTTGCTATAACTAAGTTTGATAAATTGAATACTGTGCTGTTAAAGAACATGGCATTTAGTAGAACTCAAATTTCCCACCAGAGAGAGTCCTGTTGATTTGTATTGACATAATTTGTCTCTATAAAGTTTCACGGAAACTTTATGAAATTTCATTGAATCATTAAATATACTTAAGCAAAAATTACAAAATTGTTTTATTTTGACTATTGAAATATTGCATAAGTGATATTACATACATATTGCAATTAAAGTCCTTTGAGAAGTTAGGATGGATAATAGTTAAATTAACCCTAACTGGAGCGAAACGACTGGTGAGCAGCTTATTACAAGGAGTCAACCTGTACTTAATTGGCATGATGGGCGCTGGTAAAACAACGGTAGGACAATTACTAGCAAACCATCTGGGTTATAGGTTTTTAGATACTGATAGTGTAATTACTCAATCCGCAGGAAGATCCATCAATCAGCTTTTTGCTGAAGAAGGTGAACCAGCGTTTCGCCAGTTAGAAAGCGATGTATTGGCACAAGTGTGTGCTTATACTCAGTTAACTGTAGCCACAGGTGGAGGTATCGTGTTGCGGCGAGAAAACTGGAGTTACCTACACCACGGTTTAGTTGTGTGGCTAGATGTGCCAGTGGAATTACTCTACACCCGCTTGGCAGAAGATACCACAAGACCATTATTACAAGATGCTGATCCTCATGGCAAATTGCGATCGCTTCTTGAAGAACGAACACCACTTTACTCCCAAGCTGATCTCAAAATCACTGTCAGAGAAGAAGAAACACCTGAAGAAATTGCTAACCGAATCATAGAAGCAATTCCCAGCGTTGTTAAACCACAAGTTTCTCATTAAACATCAAGCATTGTTACTGTCCAAATTCCAGCCTAGCCTGTTCAACCAAATCGGCTGTCACAACCTTTTTCTGGGCTTGACGTGCTAACTGTTCAATTCGGGCTTTCGCTTGGGAACGGACAAAAAAAGGAATATTCTGAAATTTTGCCTGAGCTTCTGATGTCCAGCCCAAAGCATCATTAAAATTTGAATCATTCATATTATTGATTGCTCGTGCAATTAATTTGATTGTGCCATATTCCGGCGCAAATAAAAAAAGCCCCTGTTGTTAAACAAGGGCAAATAAAGCATTTGATTGTCAGTAATGAAATAAATCTTGAAACCTAGTCAATGTCATCCATGAACATAACTGGCTCAGTCTCACGGTTGATTCCTTTTTCAAAACCACCAGCAGCAGCGCGAGCGCGACCCGCGTGCCATAAGTGACCAATCAGGAAGAAGAAACCTAATACAAAGTGAGATGTTGCCAACCAAGCACGAGGAGATACGTAGTTGAAAGAGTTGATTTCAGTAGCCACACCACCAACAGAGTTCAAAGAACCCAAAGGAGCGTGGGTCATGTATTCAGCCGCACGACGTGCTTGCCAAGGTTGAATATCATTCTTGACTTTATCTAAATCAAGACCGTTAGGACCACGTAGAGGCTCTAACCAAGGGCCTTGGAAATCCCAGAAGCGCATGGTTTCACCACCGAAGATGATTTCACCAGTGGGAGAGCGCATTAAGTATTTACCCAGACCTGTGGGGCCTTGTGCAGAACCGACGTTAGCACCTAAGCGTTGGTCACGAATCAAGAAGGTCAAAGCTTGTGCTTGAGAAGCTTCTGAAGCTGTAGGACCAAAGAATTCGCTGGGATAAGCGGTGTTATTAAACCAAACCATTACAGAGGCGATGAAGCCCATTAGGGAAAGAGCGCCCAAACTGTAGGAAAGGTAAGCCTCACCAGACCAGATGAACGC encodes:
- a CDS encoding PCP reductase family protein, producing the protein MNDSNFNDALGWTSEAQAKFQNIPFFVRSQAKARIEQLARQAQKKVVTADLVEQARLEFGQ
- a CDS encoding flavin prenyltransferase UbiX; this translates as MSNNSKPLILGISGASGLIYAVHALKYLLAADYEIELVASKSTYMVWASEQETRMPAEPTAQEQFWREQARVAVGGKLRCHPWGDVGAGIASGSFRTLGMIIMPCSMSTVAKIAGGLSSDLLERAADVQIKEGRKLVIVPRETPFSLIHLRNLTTLAEAGVRVVPAIPAWYHNPQSIEDLVDFVVARALDQLDIDCIPIQRWQGSK
- the clpP gene encoding ATP-dependent Clp endopeptidase proteolytic subunit ClpP → MIPIVVEQSGRGERAFDIYSRLLRERIIFLGQQVDNEIANLIVAQLLFLDSEDSEKDIYLYINSPGGSVMAGMGIFDTMKHIRPDVCTICTGLGASMGAFLLSAGAKGKRMSLPHSRIMIHQPLGGAQGQATDIEIQAREILYHKQRLNEYLAEHTGQPIERIAEDTERDFFMSPEQAKEYGLIDQVIDRHAAGSRPVVSMSRE
- a CDS encoding shikimate kinase: MSSLLQGVNLYLIGMMGAGKTTVGQLLANHLGYRFLDTDSVITQSAGRSINQLFAEEGEPAFRQLESDVLAQVCAYTQLTVATGGGIVLRRENWSYLHHGLVVWLDVPVELLYTRLAEDTTRPLLQDADPHGKLRSLLEERTPLYSQADLKITVREEETPEEIANRIIEAIPSVVKPQVSH
- a CDS encoding molybdenum cofactor guanylyltransferase, coding for MSINDNQLLSAIVLAGGKSSRMGEDKALISIGGMPLLQLVCGVAAGCTDNVYVVTPWPERYKHLVLPSCQFIQEVALSPSSDHGPLVGFAQGLAQVKTDWVLLLACDLPRLRVEVLQGWARELDHVEDEAIATLVHHKKGWEPLCGFYRRRCLPQLLEFINQGGQSFQQWLNQHPIQVLYLPVSEMLFNCNTPEDLALLK
- a CDS encoding LapA family protein; the protein is MAVIRLILLVAVLGILTLLLVQNWSPVLSLVFLGVRTLPLPLAMWILFSTAAGALTSLLVTTLLKVSNYFGEPQRQRPYKSAGTSHRAKATSREEAQPPAYRPSTAASKTDFATSNEFDDWETNDRRNDDWDFDQQQPEAPTSSPQTPPVRDSQTYERQQEPQRRSQSGSVYSYNYRDPKNTAVGKTESVYDADYRVIIPPYEPPTTNPVDEPGDDDDDDWKFFEDDDFENDDERSRK
- a CDS encoding ribonuclease R family protein encodes the protein MEFSIATLLANFTDDKLVARKVLEKKLGCEDEISLQKLHIALEVLEKIGILVKERGKYRRVAEEGVIEAKLRCSSKGFCFAIQDVEGAEDIYIRESHLSNAWNGDRVLVRVLKEGSRRRSPEGEVKLILERSNHTLLARIKPVDNGFRAVPLDDRLLFELKIQTNGMKLEEAIDHLAHVEVLRYPLAQYPPLGRVVQILGSDAEAAADIDLVTCKHDLSRNFPESVLEAAAKLPKRLLKADLKDKLDLRNLFTLTIAGVNVDSKFIENAFSLEKTAEGHWLLGFHIADVSHYVHPDEPLDRESVKRGKSVYLGDLLLPMLPEAVAERCSFVEGSDRLALSFLIAIDPQSGEALEWEIQPSIINVDAALSRQEAEAILTGDCEDEVPKVIEILQDLETLKKAVKQTRLARGSLQLNLPPNQNPYYDEGILGAVLVNDLPVRSLLTEFVLLVNELMAKHLSALGIPAIWRVQGTPDTEDVQEMLKLAINLGVELTLEAEVEIQPLDYQHLTGAFAESPSEQVLTYLLQDTLKPAAYNTTKGTHFGLSLQEYTHCTSPLRRYPDLLMQRVYYKLLEYGRDRRNTRVKERVNLRHSSSHNEINWNVLPPELQQELQSDLHRVIIQINDREKEVQEAEADLAGLQKAQLMKQRIGQVFQGVITGVQSYGFFVEIEVPAAESIPGEDISVSLRVEGLVHVSSLKDDWYEYRARQQALFGRKNRASYRLGDRVAVQVKSVDYYRQQIDLVTVSSDLVAKGLGVNATHSDASDIYLPSNLDYAGDE
- a CDS encoding thioredoxin domain-containing protein, which translates into the protein MTNRLAEAKSLYLRKHAENPIDWWSWCDEALATARDQNKPIFLSIGYSSCHWCTVMEGEAFSDGAIAEYMNANFLPIKVDREERPDLDSIYMQALQMMSGQGGWPLNVFLSPEDLVPFYAGTYFPVEPRYGRPGFLQVLQALRRYYDTEKEDLSQRKAVIIESLLTSAVLQDGATNQVAENELLRQGWETSTGVITRNQSGNSFPMIPYAELALRGTRFLFPSQYDGKQICSQRGLDLALGGIYDHVGGGFHRYTVDPSWTVPHFEKMLYDNGQIVEYLANLWGDGVKEPAFMRSVAGTVEWLRREMTAPEGYFYAAQDADSFTRATDVEPEEGAFYVWSYSELEELLTPEELTELQQQFTVTPNGNFEGQNVLQRRHQGELSATIEVALSKLFAARYGKKPELLKIFPPAANNQEAKTGGWPGRIPAVTDTKMIVAWNSLMISGLARAGVVFQQPLYLEMAVQAANFILQQQFVDGRFHRLNYQGEAVVLAQSEDYALFIKALLDLYASLPKQKYWLERAIALQDQFNEFLWSVELGGYFNTATDASQDLIVRERSYADNATPSANGVAIANLVRLSLLTDNLDYLDLAEQGLKAFSSVMRSAPQACPSLFTALDWYRNSTLIRSTLEQIIPLMTKYLPVTEFAVVSDLPSGSVGLVCQGFQCLAPAEGEEQLLQQVQQSQTRA